From the Catharus ustulatus isolate bCatUst1 chromosome 2, bCatUst1.pri.v2, whole genome shotgun sequence genome, the window TTCTCTTCCCAGCGGGCAGCACAAGGCTGTTTATATAAGGGAAGAGGGAAGCTTGCTTTCCCATTACTTCCACAAAAATACGATTAACAGCGATAACTATGCTAATTATTGCCTTTGCTGCACTTGAAATGCACCCCACTGGCTGGAGAGGCAATGCTTTGGGCTAATAATTAActccttttcccctcaattACCGTTTATTAGGAGGTGTTGGAGTAAAACAGCCGCGCATCTTCCAAGAAAAACTCGCGTTTTTCCAAGGGAACCCGAGCGCCTCACTAAGAGAACCGAGCAGGACAAACCCTTCCCATGGCCAGCTgggccctggagctgctgggcttcTCCCTGAGCCTGCTGGGCTTCCTGGGGACGTTAATCGCCACCATCCTGCCCCACTGGTGGCGCTCGGCCCACGTGGGCGCCAACATCATCACGGCCGTGACCTACCTGAAGGGGCTGTGGATGGAGTGCGTGCGGCACAGCACCGGCGTCTACCAGTGCCAGCTCTACCGCTCCCAGCTGGCGCTGCCCGCCGACCTGCGGGCCGCCCGCGCCCTGATGGTCATCTCCTGCCTGCTGGCCGTGCTGGCGGCCGGCGTGGCCGTGCTGGGCATGAGGTGCACGCGCTGCGCCGAGGGCAGCCCGGCCAAGGCCTCCATGGCGGGCGCCGGCGGCGTCGGCTTCGCGGCGGccgggctgctctgcctggtgcCGGTGGCGTGGAGCACCAACAGCGTCGTGATGGATTTCTACAACCCCACGGTTCCTGCTGGCGTGAAGTATGAGATAGGGCAGGCTCTTTATCTGGGGTTTGTCTCCTCGGCCTTCACCATCTTGGGCGGGGCCTTGCTGTGCACGTCGTGCCCGGGGAGCTGGGCGCCTCGCCAGCCGCGATCCGGGCCCGCAGCGCCGCCGTCCTTTGGGCCACCGGGTGACTCCAAGGGCAACCACGCTCCTTCCCTGGCATCTGTGGCCCACAGCGGCTACAGGCTGAGCGACTACGTGTGATTCCCTCGGGATCCGCCTCGGGAATTCCGCCTGTGGCACCAGGGAACTCGGAACTGatgtgtcttgggttgcaatacagggtgtgaccaaaagtatctgttctgtcaccatctgttgggaccaggtggggacagtgatcctgatctccctgggagatattctgctaatgggcatccattgaaaccaggcagggcattgttctttatcttttcacaacccatccttcctccagccagtcattttctgctcatggccattgagtcccactgtggcactgataaaattactgcatcccattgggagttgctccagccagggggaagagcccaacatttcttaccaagataaaaacagagggtttgggacactaagggagcccctttctccactggactccagaggaaaaccggatttctccacatccccactggagctccggagggaaactgcaccttgtacaggagcactgctccaactgagccacatctgtcactgcaggaggatgcagccaccatgggatgggactgctgccaacaccctgcctgatgggtgtcaggctgtactctgactgtgtcagcgtttggggtttgttctttgtagtgctgtatttctattttaatttccctagtaaagaactgttattcctaattcccatatctttgcctgagagccccttgatttcaaaatgataataatttggagggaggggtttacattctccatttcaaagagaagctcctgcctttctcagcagacacctgtcctccaaaccaggacatgaTGTGGAAGTTGATAATTGTGTATTCCTTCCCTTTCCACGCGGAGGAGGAAAGGATGTGGATGCAGAACTGCTGCCTGCAAAACCCGGAAAATAAAGGCAAAGGAGGCTGAGACATTCCCAAGGCAGCACATCCCAACCATGGCTTTGCAGGCaggtaattaaattaaaaataacgGTTTGGTTTGGAGTCGGCGCCCTGTGAAGCAGAACTGGCCACATCTCTTtgtttcttcctgaaaaatacTGAGTTTTCCCTAAACTTCTTGGGGATACACAGTGATTTCCAGCACTGATTGTCTGCTCACTTCCTCATTTCCATAATTCATGAACATGTTGTCATGACAAGGTATTAATTTTGCTTTGACttcactttttgtttgtttttttacagtCCCTTGAAATATGAATTTCAATGGCACTGTGACAGATGTGTTTGACAGCCTGTTACAGCCAATATTTGAAGTTATATTACAATGTTTTGACCtgatcaaaataaaatttcagcgCATTTTTGAAATGCATCACGAGGGAAACAAACCCTCTTAGTGGCTcagaattggggtttttttacaaatgTCAGGAATAGATATTTCATATTAAAcactt encodes:
- the CLDN14 gene encoding claudin-14, translated to MASWALELLGFSLSLLGFLGTLIATILPHWWRSAHVGANIITAVTYLKGLWMECVRHSTGVYQCQLYRSQLALPADLRAARALMVISCLLAVLAAGVAVLGMRCTRCAEGSPAKASMAGAGGVGFAAAGLLCLVPVAWSTNSVVMDFYNPTVPAGVKYEIGQALYLGFVSSAFTILGGALLCTSCPGSWAPRQPRSGPAAPPSFGPPGDSKGNHAPSLASVAHSGYRLSDYV